A genomic window from Microvirga sp. TS319 includes:
- a CDS encoding ABC transporter ATP-binding protein, translating into MAFLTLEGVSKEFGPFTAVRDFNLEIDKGEFVSLLGPSGCGKTTTLQMVAGLVEPTRGRISLDGRDITHEKPNRRGLGVVFQSYALFPHMTVAQNVAFGLEMRRVPQAQRTERVRDALSLVQLSSFADRFPRQLSGGQRQRVAIARALVIAPPVLLLDEPLSNLDAKLREEMQFELRRIQRKVGTTTIMVTHDQAEALSISDRVVVMETGRMTQVDAPYRLYEQPSNAFISSFVGKTNLIAGTWRRDGASGAVDVNGFLLEAAAPEIVAGEPVTLSIRPEKILLRTAGAGRLDGRIASRFFLGSQWLFTVETPLGTMTVSTPNQGDEPPKEGSPVGLDWAPSNLRIMPGNAVAA; encoded by the coding sequence ATGGCGTTCCTGACACTCGAAGGGGTTTCCAAGGAATTCGGCCCGTTCACTGCCGTGCGAGACTTCAATCTGGAGATCGACAAGGGCGAGTTCGTTTCCCTTCTCGGCCCCTCGGGCTGCGGAAAGACGACGACGCTCCAGATGGTCGCCGGGCTGGTCGAACCGACCCGGGGACGGATCTCGCTCGACGGTCGCGACATCACCCATGAAAAGCCCAACCGGCGCGGCCTGGGCGTGGTCTTCCAGAGCTATGCCCTCTTTCCCCACATGACGGTTGCGCAGAACGTCGCCTTCGGCCTCGAAATGCGGCGGGTGCCGCAGGCACAGCGCACGGAGCGCGTGCGCGACGCGCTTTCGCTCGTGCAGCTTTCCTCCTTCGCCGATCGCTTTCCCCGCCAATTGTCGGGGGGCCAGAGACAGCGCGTCGCCATCGCCCGCGCCCTTGTCATCGCGCCACCCGTCCTGCTGCTCGACGAGCCTCTCTCCAATCTCGACGCCAAGCTGCGGGAGGAGATGCAGTTCGAGCTGCGGCGGATCCAGCGCAAGGTCGGCACGACGACCATCATGGTCACTCACGACCAGGCCGAAGCCCTTTCCATCAGCGACCGGGTGGTCGTCATGGAAACCGGGCGAATGACGCAGGTGGACGCGCCCTACCGTCTCTACGAGCAGCCTTCGAACGCCTTTATCTCGTCCTTCGTCGGCAAGACCAATCTCATCGCCGGAACCTGGCGCCGCGACGGTGCGTCCGGCGCCGTGGACGTCAACGGCTTTCTTCTGGAGGCAGCCGCGCCGGAGATTGTGGCCGGAGAGCCGGTCACACTGTCGATCCGTCCCGAGAAGATCCTGCTCCGCACGGCCGGCGCGGGCCGTCTCGACGGCCGCATCGCGAGCCGCTTCTTCCTCGGCAGCCAGTGGCTCTTCACGGTCGAGACCCCTCTCGGCACGATGACCGTCTCCACGCCAAACCAGGGGGACGAACCACCGAAGGAAGGTTCTCCCGTCGGTCTCGACTGGGCGCCCTCCAATCTGCGCATCATGCCCGGCAATGCCGTGGCCGCGTGA
- a CDS encoding IclR family transcriptional regulator produces MAEDTVSGVRRSLNLLKVLGAGDPQGMRLTDIAVEGDMSQPSAHRALKALMAEGFVEQVEASRRYRLALDFFVLAARAAHAGGLRGTARPALLRLSSTLSDSVFLLVRNGFDAVCLDRVEGPFPIRTFTGDIGGKVPLGIGQGSLAILSYLPEDERETIIRFNVPRLLDRGSFDEVGLRMEIETVRRTGFAGLNTGLIPGMAGVGVPILDTEGRAVAALSIGTLSNRLEGDRLPLVVALLQKEAREIGRQLNPFDPTLRYPARSLGTGAA; encoded by the coding sequence TTGGCGGAAGATACTGTATCCGGAGTGAGGCGTTCGCTGAACCTTCTGAAGGTTCTCGGGGCCGGGGATCCCCAAGGCATGCGCCTGACCGACATCGCCGTTGAAGGCGACATGAGCCAGCCCAGCGCCCATCGCGCCCTGAAGGCTCTGATGGCCGAAGGGTTCGTCGAGCAGGTCGAGGCAAGCCGCCGGTACAGGCTCGCCCTCGACTTCTTCGTGCTGGCGGCGCGTGCGGCCCATGCCGGCGGCCTGCGCGGCACGGCGCGACCAGCGCTCCTGCGCCTGTCCTCGACCTTGAGCGACAGCGTCTTTCTGCTGGTCCGCAACGGCTTCGACGCCGTCTGCCTGGATCGCGTGGAGGGTCCGTTCCCAATCCGGACCTTCACGGGCGATATCGGCGGCAAGGTGCCGCTCGGGATCGGGCAGGGCAGCCTCGCCATCCTGTCCTATCTGCCGGAGGACGAGCGCGAGACGATCATCCGCTTCAACGTCCCGCGTCTCCTCGACCGGGGCAGTTTTGACGAGGTCGGCCTGCGGATGGAGATCGAAACCGTGCGCAGGACCGGATTTGCCGGCCTCAATACGGGCCTCATCCCCGGCATGGCCGGTGTCGGGGTGCCTATCCTCGACACGGAGGGTCGCGCCGTGGCGGCGTTGAGCATCGGAACGCTCTCCAACCGCCTGGAGGGGGATCGTCTGCCGCTGGTGGTCGCGCTGCTGCAGAAGGAGGCGCGCGAGATCGGCCGCCAGCTCAACCCGTTCGATCCGACCCTACGCTACCCTGCCCGAAGCCTCGGAACGGGAGCGGCATGA
- a CDS encoding sulfatase, producing the protein MRPNILFIMSDDHAARAISSYGQSLNQTPNIDRLAQEGMRLDRCYVTNSICTPSRAAILTGTYNHVNAVTTLDTHIDNRLPNVAKHLRAAGYQTGIFGKWHLGEGPAHEPTGFDRWSVVPGQGAYFDPVMIEMGQRRTERGYVTDIITDKCLDFLRDRDTERPFLLMCHHKAPHRNFAPHPKHRSLWADEDLPIPETFTDDYANRAAAAAAAKMRIRQDMTYDDLGLVQPEGGSEVGELILEGWTGRKVPELTEGEELTLIDAETGRSFTFRDPAALAGFKYQRYIKRYLRTVASIDENVGRLLDYLDETGLAENTIVIYTSDQGFFLGEHGWFDKRFMYEESLQMPFLVRYPKGIAAGAISRQIATNVDFAPTFLDYAGVRIPSYMQGTSLKPLFEEATGPDWQEVAYHRYWMHKDEFHNAYAHYGVRDARYKLIYWYNDPLGQEGAHGSSEPPEWELFDCDEDPFELYNRADDPAYADVFERMLQKLDDKMAEIGDLPAHDSAAVLQGRR; encoded by the coding sequence ATGCGACCCAACATTCTCTTCATCATGTCCGACGATCATGCGGCGCGAGCGATCTCGAGCTATGGCCAGAGCTTGAATCAGACGCCGAACATCGACAGGCTCGCCCAGGAGGGCATGCGGCTCGACCGCTGCTACGTGACGAACTCGATCTGCACGCCGAGCCGGGCCGCGATCCTCACCGGCACCTACAACCACGTGAACGCCGTCACGACCCTCGACACCCATATCGACAACCGCCTGCCCAACGTCGCCAAGCACTTGCGCGCCGCCGGCTATCAGACGGGCATCTTCGGGAAGTGGCATCTCGGCGAAGGCCCCGCCCACGAGCCGACCGGTTTCGACCGCTGGTCCGTCGTGCCGGGCCAGGGAGCCTATTTCGATCCCGTGATGATCGAGATGGGACAGCGGCGCACCGAACGCGGCTACGTCACGGACATCATCACGGACAAATGCCTGGACTTCCTTCGCGACCGCGACACCGAGCGCCCCTTCCTCCTGATGTGCCACCACAAGGCACCGCACCGCAACTTCGCGCCGCATCCGAAACACCGCTCGCTCTGGGCCGATGAGGACCTTCCGATCCCGGAGACCTTCACGGACGATTACGCGAACCGGGCGGCGGCCGCGGCGGCCGCGAAGATGCGGATCCGCCAGGACATGACCTACGACGATCTCGGCCTGGTCCAGCCGGAAGGCGGATCGGAGGTCGGCGAGCTCATTCTGGAGGGCTGGACCGGCCGCAAGGTTCCCGAACTCACGGAGGGGGAAGAACTCACCCTGATCGACGCCGAGACCGGCCGGAGTTTCACGTTCCGGGACCCGGCCGCGCTCGCCGGGTTCAAGTATCAGCGCTACATCAAGCGGTATCTTCGCACCGTCGCGTCGATCGACGAGAATGTCGGCCGTCTCCTGGATTATCTCGACGAGACCGGCCTGGCCGAGAACACGATCGTCATCTACACGTCGGACCAGGGCTTCTTTTTGGGCGAGCACGGCTGGTTCGACAAGCGGTTCATGTACGAGGAATCGCTCCAGATGCCCTTCCTCGTCCGCTATCCGAAAGGCATCGCGGCAGGCGCCATTTCCAGACAGATCGCCACCAACGTGGATTTCGCCCCGACCTTCCTCGACTACGCGGGCGTGCGCATTCCGAGCTACATGCAGGGCACGAGCCTGAAGCCGCTCTTCGAGGAGGCCACGGGCCCCGATTGGCAGGAGGTCGCCTATCACCGCTACTGGATGCACAAGGACGAATTCCACAACGCCTATGCCCATTACGGCGTGCGCGACGCGCGCTACAAGCTGATCTACTGGTACAACGATCCGCTCGGCCAGGAGGGCGCCCACGGGAGCAGCGAGCCGCCGGAATGGGAATTGTTCGACTGCGATGAGGATCCGTTCGAACTCTACAACCGCGCCGACGACCCGGCTTATGCGGACGTGTTCGAGCGGATGCTGCAGAAGCTGGACGACAAGATGGCGGAGATCGGCGATCTTCCCGCCCACGACAGCGCGGCGGTCCTGCAAGGCAGGAGATAG
- a CDS encoding helix-turn-helix domain-containing protein: MSEPVRRTLSVLEFFAGSPGEAFTQAQIADACGISGATLHRIIKTLEDGGYIFRDSSKRYRCNLVFRKLIGLPPEYSEALAKVVSSIVKETKQSCEAIVVRGNEFEWYHKEEHAELSVQIRARTGYRRGMNELDSLSRLYLSGLGWAEVERRFDVDAFYRTGIRHELVTSAEARRIVEAADPQGVEYDIEGNRRIVRRFATSVRGPHGEWLHILSIAEAAYPLTDEAGHVQKNIAILNKGRQDLERYARQLSEIPHAAQ; encoded by the coding sequence ATGTCCGAACCTGTCCGCAGAACGCTGAGCGTCCTGGAGTTCTTCGCTGGCAGCCCTGGGGAGGCCTTCACCCAGGCTCAGATTGCGGATGCTTGCGGTATCTCGGGCGCCACGCTGCACCGGATCATCAAGACCCTGGAGGATGGCGGCTACATTTTTCGCGACAGCTCCAAGCGCTATCGCTGCAATCTCGTGTTCCGGAAACTGATCGGACTTCCCCCCGAATATTCCGAGGCCCTCGCCAAGGTCGTGTCGTCGATCGTGAAGGAGACGAAGCAGTCGTGCGAGGCCATCGTCGTGCGCGGAAACGAGTTCGAGTGGTATCACAAGGAGGAGCACGCCGAGCTGTCGGTGCAGATCCGCGCGCGCACCGGTTACCGGCGCGGCATGAACGAGCTCGACTCCCTGTCCCGTCTCTATCTGAGCGGCCTCGGATGGGCGGAGGTCGAGCGCCGTTTCGATGTCGATGCGTTCTACCGGACCGGGATCCGTCATGAACTCGTCACATCCGCCGAAGCGCGCAGGATCGTCGAGGCCGCCGATCCACAGGGCGTCGAATACGATATCGAGGGCAACCGGCGCATCGTGCGCCGCTTCGCGACGAGCGTACGAGGGCCGCACGGTGAATGGCTTCACATCCTCAGCATCGCCGAGGCCGCATACCCGCTCACCGACGAGGCGGGTCACGTTCAAAAGAACATCGCCATCCTGAACAAGGGGCGCCAAGACCTCGAGCGATACGCCCGCCAGCTTTCGGAAATCCCGCATGCGGCCCAATAG
- a CDS encoding ABC transporter permease: MVVLNVLAVCGGILAWGAVVTFGKVVLPGPLQVLGRAGELLASGQLPKDLLASLQRVLTGFALGVLLAIPVGFLMGWYKVARGLIEPFVQFFRMIPPLAVIPLAIVTMGIGETPKVFVIFLASFLSSVVATYQGVVSVDRTLINAARVLGASDATIFRRVIIPASTPFILVGMRIGLGSAWATVVAAELIAAQSGLGFRMQQAQLFYDLPTIFVSLVTIGAIGLLMDRLLLGVEKRLTQWQERL, translated from the coding sequence ATGGTGGTGTTGAACGTTCTGGCCGTATGCGGCGGGATTCTCGCCTGGGGCGCAGTCGTCACGTTCGGCAAGGTCGTTCTGCCCGGGCCGCTGCAGGTGCTCGGCCGCGCGGGAGAGCTTCTGGCAAGCGGCCAGCTTCCGAAAGATCTGCTCGCCAGCCTCCAGCGGGTTCTGACCGGTTTCGCGCTGGGCGTCCTGCTCGCCATTCCGGTCGGATTCCTGATGGGGTGGTATAAGGTCGCGCGCGGCCTGATCGAGCCCTTCGTCCAGTTTTTCCGGATGATTCCACCCTTGGCCGTCATCCCACTCGCGATCGTCACGATGGGCATCGGCGAGACGCCAAAGGTGTTCGTGATCTTTCTCGCGTCGTTCCTGTCGAGCGTCGTCGCCACCTATCAGGGAGTGGTGAGCGTCGACAGGACCCTCATCAACGCCGCTCGCGTGCTCGGTGCGAGCGACGCGACGATCTTCAGGCGCGTCATTATCCCGGCATCGACGCCCTTCATTCTCGTGGGCATGCGGATCGGCCTCGGATCGGCCTGGGCGACCGTCGTTGCGGCGGAGCTGATCGCGGCGCAATCGGGTCTCGGCTTCCGCATGCAGCAGGCGCAGCTCTTCTACGATCTTCCGACGATCTTCGTCAGCCTCGTGACGATCGGGGCGATCGGCCTCCTCATGGATCGTCTGCTCCTCGGCGTGGAGAAGCGGCTCACCCAGTGGCAGGAGAGACTATGA
- a CDS encoding ABC transporter ATP-binding protein, producing MNTKISFRNVSRRFDLAGSSFLALDRLSLDVADGEFVTVVGPSGCGKSTALNIAAGLVEPSSGEVLVDGRSVRGPGPERGVIFQQYALFPWLTVRENVEFGLRIARKGARERREIADHFIKLVGLERFADALPKTLSGGMRQRCAIARAYAVNPTILLMDEPFGALDALTRVQMQVQLLQTWSRERRTIMFITHDVDEAVYLANRVIVMAARPGRLYEIIPVDLPYPRTEEIRLSPEFTAIRNRVWHAVYHQPAMTAEANV from the coding sequence ATGAACACCAAGATCTCTTTCAGGAACGTGTCGCGCCGGTTCGATCTCGCCGGAAGCTCGTTCCTGGCGCTCGACCGGCTGTCCCTGGACGTCGCCGATGGCGAGTTCGTGACGGTCGTCGGGCCGTCGGGGTGCGGAAAGTCCACGGCGTTGAACATCGCCGCCGGCCTCGTCGAGCCCAGCAGCGGCGAGGTCCTCGTCGACGGCCGCAGCGTTCGCGGCCCCGGGCCCGAGCGGGGCGTGATCTTTCAGCAATACGCCCTGTTTCCCTGGCTGACGGTCAGAGAGAATGTCGAATTCGGGCTCCGGATCGCCAGGAAGGGGGCCAGGGAGCGGCGGGAGATCGCGGACCATTTCATCAAACTGGTCGGTCTCGAGCGCTTCGCGGATGCTCTTCCCAAGACGCTCTCGGGCGGAATGCGACAGCGCTGCGCCATCGCGCGCGCCTATGCGGTCAATCCGACGATCCTTTTGATGGACGAGCCGTTCGGTGCGCTCGATGCGCTGACCCGCGTCCAGATGCAGGTTCAGCTGCTTCAGACATGGAGCCGCGAGCGCCGGACGATCATGTTCATCACCCATGATGTGGACGAGGCCGTGTATCTCGCGAACAGGGTCATCGTGATGGCCGCGCGTCCGGGGCGGCTCTACGAGATCATTCCCGTCGATCTGCCCTATCCGCGCACCGAAGAGATCCGGCTCTCGCCGGAATTCACTGCCATCCGCAACCGCGTATGGCATGCCGTTTATCACCAGCCGGCGATGACGGCGGAGGCAAACGTATAA
- a CDS encoding aliphatic sulfonate ABC transporter substrate-binding protein, giving the protein MTSLSRRKFVAAAGVSAAVLWSGSPRRALAAETVRMGYIADFNGASLAAIATDQDLWSQQGLTPDLKVFTNGPIQIQALGAGSLDFGYIGPGALWLPASGRAKVISINTLGFSDRVIAQAGIKTIADLKGKKVGVPEGTSGDMLLRLALQKQGMRPDDVELVRMDPSTVVAAFASKQVDAAGIWYPLVDVIKDRVPDLNELAKNGDFYPALAFPSAFVARNEVADDLTKKVVAVLKKANDFRASNLDKAIEITSKFISIPADKLAVEAKNSKFLTTADLNAQTKDGTAAGWLTKMNEMFKDFGRVSSPLDPKEYFRADLYTSV; this is encoded by the coding sequence ATGACCAGCCTATCACGCCGCAAATTCGTCGCAGCTGCCGGTGTCTCGGCCGCGGTGCTCTGGAGTGGAAGCCCGAGGCGGGCTCTCGCGGCCGAGACCGTCCGGATGGGATACATCGCCGATTTCAACGGGGCCAGCCTCGCGGCGATCGCCACCGATCAGGACCTCTGGTCGCAGCAGGGTCTGACACCGGACCTGAAGGTCTTCACCAACGGCCCGATTCAGATCCAGGCCCTCGGCGCAGGGAGCCTCGATTTCGGCTATATCGGCCCAGGGGCCCTGTGGCTGCCGGCCAGCGGCCGCGCCAAGGTGATCTCGATCAACACGCTCGGATTCAGCGACCGTGTCATCGCCCAGGCCGGCATCAAGACCATCGCCGACCTGAAGGGCAAGAAGGTCGGTGTGCCGGAGGGAACGTCGGGCGACATGCTGCTGCGTCTCGCGCTGCAGAAGCAGGGCATGAGGCCCGATGACGTCGAACTCGTGCGCATGGATCCCAGCACGGTGGTCGCGGCCTTCGCCAGCAAGCAGGTCGATGCGGCCGGCATCTGGTACCCGCTCGTGGACGTCATCAAGGACCGCGTTCCAGATCTGAACGAACTCGCCAAGAACGGTGACTTCTATCCTGCGCTCGCCTTCCCGAGCGCCTTCGTGGCGCGGAACGAGGTCGCCGACGATCTGACGAAGAAAGTCGTCGCCGTCCTGAAGAAAGCCAACGATTTCCGGGCGAGCAATCTCGACAAGGCCATCGAGATCACGTCGAAGTTCATCAGCATCCCGGCCGACAAGCTCGCGGTGGAGGCGAAGAACTCCAAGTTCCTCACCACGGCGGACCTCAACGCCCAGACCAAGGACGGAACCGCCGCCGGCTGGCTCACGAAGATGAACGAGATGTTCAAGGATTTCGGCCGCGTGTCGAGCCCGCTGGATCCGAAGGAATATTTCCGGGCCGATCTGTATACCTCCGTCTGA
- a CDS encoding sulfite exporter TauE/SafE family protein, which produces MTLYLPIAEMPVSILLILGMSAAVGFISGLFGIGGGFLMTPLLIFLGIPPAVAVATQSAQIVASSTTSVLGALRRNALDHKLGAILVAGGLVGSALGVWFFAAVRRAGQLDLVIVLSYVTLFTVVGSLMLKESIREFWHKRNGGAVRLRRQAGRHAAYLGWPLRMRFYRSKLYVSVIPILGLSLFIGFAGALLGIGGGFIVVPALLYIFRVPTNVVVGTSQFQIVCTTLVALILHAITNQAVDLVLAILLIVGGVFGAQFGARMGRHLRAELFRFLLAILLLAVGLRFGLELVLRPDEPFSITVQEVRT; this is translated from the coding sequence GTGACCCTATACCTCCCGATCGCCGAGATGCCGGTGAGCATCCTGCTCATCTTGGGGATGAGCGCAGCGGTGGGCTTCATCTCCGGTCTGTTCGGCATCGGAGGCGGCTTCCTGATGACGCCCCTCCTCATCTTCCTCGGCATCCCTCCCGCAGTCGCGGTCGCCACCCAATCGGCCCAGATCGTCGCGTCCTCGACCACCAGCGTTCTCGGGGCGCTCCGGCGCAACGCGCTCGATCACAAGCTCGGCGCCATCCTGGTCGCCGGGGGGCTTGTCGGATCGGCACTCGGCGTCTGGTTCTTCGCCGCCGTCCGGCGGGCAGGTCAGCTCGATCTCGTGATTGTCCTTTCCTACGTGACGCTGTTCACGGTCGTCGGCAGCCTCATGCTGAAGGAAAGCATCCGCGAATTCTGGCACAAGCGGAATGGCGGCGCCGTGCGCCTGAGGCGGCAGGCTGGCCGGCATGCCGCCTATCTCGGCTGGCCGCTGCGGATGCGCTTTTATCGCTCCAAGCTCTACGTGAGCGTCATCCCGATTCTCGGGCTCTCGCTCTTCATCGGCTTCGCCGGGGCTCTGCTCGGCATCGGCGGCGGCTTCATCGTCGTGCCGGCGCTCCTTTACATCTTCCGCGTGCCGACGAATGTGGTCGTAGGCACATCCCAGTTCCAGATCGTCTGCACGACCCTCGTCGCCCTTATCCTGCATGCAATCACCAACCAGGCGGTCGATCTGGTTCTCGCGATCCTGCTCATCGTGGGCGGCGTCTTCGGGGCCCAGTTCGGCGCGCGCATGGGGCGTCATCTGCGGGCGGAGCTGTTCCGCTTCCTTCTCGCTATCCTGCTGCTCGCCGTGGGCCTGCGCTTCGGCCTCGAACTCGTGCTCCGGCCGGACGAGCCCTTCTCGATCACCGTGCAGGAGGTGCGCACATGA
- a CDS encoding TIGR02186 family protein produces the protein MRALGLLLMFMFAAVPAAAETLITSLSSHRVLINSNYTGTQIAVFGAIERDAQTVARATGFDVVVTVRGPRQFLTVRERERLGPIWINQDQQKFPSVPAYIGVLSSRPVAEITSDQLRERQKIGLQAIVNANDFTYSADGTDKPFREALLRLKMQEGLYLEDERGVTFLTPDIFRASIPLPAIAPPGNYEVEVTLFADTVILARTHTDFELVKTGFEEQVGVVARDWSLLYGLATAAIAIFFGWLASVIFRRD, from the coding sequence ATGAGGGCGCTCGGCCTCCTCCTGATGTTCATGTTCGCTGCCGTCCCCGCCGCGGCCGAGACCCTGATCACGTCGCTGTCGAGCCACCGGGTCCTGATCAACTCGAATTATACCGGCACGCAGATCGCGGTTTTCGGAGCCATCGAGCGCGATGCCCAGACAGTCGCCCGGGCGACGGGCTTCGACGTGGTCGTCACCGTCCGCGGCCCCCGGCAATTTCTCACCGTGCGCGAGAGAGAGCGGCTCGGGCCGATCTGGATCAATCAGGACCAGCAGAAATTTCCCTCCGTTCCGGCCTATATCGGCGTGCTGAGCTCCAGGCCCGTTGCGGAGATCACCAGCGATCAGCTGCGCGAGCGGCAGAAGATCGGCCTTCAGGCGATCGTCAACGCCAACGATTTCACCTATTCGGCGGATGGCACGGACAAGCCTTTCCGCGAGGCGCTCCTGCGTCTCAAAATGCAGGAGGGATTGTATCTCGAAGACGAGCGGGGGGTGACCTTCCTCACGCCGGACATCTTCCGGGCCAGCATCCCGCTGCCGGCGATCGCCCCTCCGGGCAATTACGAGGTCGAGGTCACTCTGTTTGCCGACACGGTCATTCTCGCCCGGACTCATACCGATTTCGAGCTGGTGAAGACCGGTTTCGAGGAGCAGGTGGGCGTCGTCGCCCGGGACTGGTCGCTGCTCTACGGCCTGGCGACAGCCGCGATCGCCATCTTCTTCGGCTGGCTCGCCAGCGTCATCTTCCGGCGGGACTGA
- a CDS encoding DHA2 family efflux MFS transporter permease subunit, translating into MTDTAAPAPTAASAGSNRLAITACVMLAALMQALDTTIANVALPYMQGTLAATQDQINWVLTSYIVAAAIVTPTTGFLENRLGRRRLFLISVAGFISASVLCGAAQSLDQMVLFRLLQGIFGAPMVPLAQAVLLDTYPVERRGQAMAIFGLGVMLGPIIGPSLGGWLTEAYNWRWTFYVNLPIGLLAVAGLYIFLPEPPRAAPQPFDLFGFALLSLAIGSLQMFLDRGEQIDWFEATEIWIEATLAVLAAYMFVVHLTTARRPFLEPRMFQDRNFVVGQLLIFCIGAILLATLALLTPYLERLMNYPVLTAGLVLAPRGIGTMVSMVLVGQLIRYLDARWLIVFGLVLTAFALYEMSAFTPDVSQGAIIRTGMIQGFGLGLVFVPLSTLTFTTLAPALRTQGTAFFSLMRNIGSSIGISFTSFLLTRNTTIMHAEIVTNLTPFSPGVREYGSLLQLQTPTGRANLDSMVQLQASSIAYADNFLLMMYAAIVIIPLVFLMRRNPTGRGS; encoded by the coding sequence ATGACCGACACGGCAGCGCCCGCACCAACCGCCGCCTCCGCCGGCAGCAACCGGCTCGCCATCACGGCCTGCGTCATGCTGGCCGCCCTGATGCAGGCGCTCGACACCACGATCGCCAATGTCGCCCTGCCTTACATGCAGGGCACCCTGGCGGCGACTCAGGATCAGATCAACTGGGTGCTCACGTCCTACATCGTCGCCGCCGCCATCGTAACCCCGACCACCGGATTCCTGGAGAACCGCCTGGGGCGACGGCGGCTGTTCCTGATTTCGGTGGCGGGCTTCATTTCCGCATCCGTCCTTTGCGGCGCGGCGCAGTCGCTCGACCAGATGGTCTTGTTCCGGCTGCTGCAGGGGATCTTCGGCGCCCCCATGGTGCCCCTGGCTCAGGCCGTGCTGCTCGACACCTATCCGGTCGAGCGCCGGGGCCAGGCCATGGCGATCTTCGGGCTCGGCGTCATGCTGGGGCCCATCATCGGCCCGTCCCTGGGCGGCTGGCTCACGGAGGCCTATAACTGGCGCTGGACCTTCTACGTGAACCTGCCGATCGGGCTCCTGGCCGTGGCGGGCCTTTACATCTTCCTGCCCGAGCCGCCGCGGGCCGCACCGCAACCCTTCGACCTCTTCGGCTTCGCGCTTCTGAGCCTCGCGATCGGATCGCTGCAGATGTTTCTCGACAGGGGCGAGCAGATCGACTGGTTCGAGGCGACCGAGATCTGGATCGAAGCGACCCTGGCGGTGCTGGCCGCCTACATGTTCGTGGTGCATCTCACCACGGCGCGGCGGCCGTTTCTGGAACCCCGCATGTTCCAGGACCGGAATTTCGTCGTCGGCCAGCTCCTCATCTTCTGCATCGGCGCGATCCTGCTCGCAACGCTGGCGCTGCTGACGCCCTACCTCGAACGCCTCATGAACTATCCCGTGCTGACCGCAGGCCTCGTGCTCGCGCCGCGCGGGATCGGCACCATGGTCTCCATGGTGCTCGTGGGCCAGCTCATCCGTTATCTCGACGCCCGCTGGCTCATCGTCTTCGGGCTCGTTCTGACCGCTTTCGCACTTTACGAAATGTCCGCCTTCACGCCCGACGTCTCGCAGGGCGCAATCATCCGCACCGGCATGATCCAGGGCTTCGGCCTCGGGCTCGTCTTCGTGCCGCTGAGCACGCTGACGTTTACGACCCTTGCGCCCGCCTTGCGCACCCAGGGGACGGCCTTCTTCAGCCTGATGCGCAACATCGGGTCGAGCATCGGCATCAGCTTCACGTCGTTCCTGCTCACCCGGAACACGACGATCATGCATGCGGAAATCGTCACGAACCTCACTCCGTTCAGCCCCGGCGTGCGCGAATACGGCTCACTGCTTCAGCTCCAGACGCCCACGGGCCGCGCCAACCTCGACAGCATGGTCCAGCTCCAGGCGTCGAGCATCGCCTATGCGGACAACTTCCTCCTGATGATGTACGCCGCCATCGTCATCATCCCGCTCGTCTTCCTGATGCGGAGGAATCCCACCGGCCGCGGCAGCTAG